A stretch of the Halomonas sp. BDJS001 genome encodes the following:
- a CDS encoding IS110 family transposase — protein MNISRVGVDIAKSVFHVHGVDRHEKPQWRGKYSRAKWLEAISRRVPQGAVIGMEACASAHYWARELQARGYQVKLIAAQFVKPYVKTNKNDRADAEAICEALGRPTMRFVAVKTVDQQDCQATHRIREELISQRTAKANQIRGLVGEYGFTAPTGIQQLRRALPLWLEDATNGLSDRFRCLLADLADDLRYLDERVAQLTSAIETHANTDPVAKRLMTLRGIGPITASALSGVLGDGAIYKRGRDFAASLGLTPRQHSTGGRERLLGISKRGNSYLRKLLVHGARAVLRFAVRQEDGLSQWIKHLAVRKHRNVAIVALANKTARMAWAVTRYEVPYNPELAAAA, from the coding sequence ATGAACATTAGCCGAGTTGGTGTGGATATCGCAAAGTCTGTCTTTCACGTACATGGCGTTGACCGGCATGAGAAGCCTCAATGGCGGGGTAAATATTCCCGGGCCAAGTGGTTGGAAGCTATCTCGCGCCGTGTGCCCCAAGGGGCTGTCATCGGCATGGAAGCCTGTGCGTCTGCCCACTACTGGGCACGTGAACTTCAAGCGCGTGGTTACCAGGTCAAGCTGATCGCCGCCCAATTCGTGAAGCCTTACGTTAAAACGAATAAAAATGATCGGGCAGATGCTGAAGCGATTTGTGAAGCATTAGGCCGTCCTACGATGCGCTTCGTGGCCGTAAAAACCGTTGATCAACAGGACTGCCAAGCCACCCACCGGATCCGTGAAGAGCTGATTAGCCAGCGCACGGCGAAGGCCAATCAAATCCGTGGCCTCGTCGGTGAGTATGGGTTTACTGCACCCACCGGTATCCAGCAGTTACGGCGGGCGCTGCCTCTTTGGCTGGAGGATGCCACCAATGGGCTCAGTGACCGCTTTCGCTGCCTTCTGGCCGACTTAGCGGATGACCTCCGTTATTTAGACGAGCGCGTTGCGCAATTAACGTCTGCCATTGAAACGCACGCCAACACTGACCCCGTCGCCAAACGCTTAATGACCCTGCGCGGCATTGGCCCCATCACCGCCAGTGCCTTATCGGGTGTGCTGGGTGACGGCGCTATTTACAAGCGAGGACGCGACTTTGCCGCCTCGTTAGGGCTGACCCCGCGTCAACACAGCACGGGCGGACGAGAGCGCCTGTTGGGGATTAGTAAGCGTGGCAACAGTTATCTACGAAAGCTGTTGGTACATGGCGCACGAGCGGTGCTGCGTTTTGCCGTCAGGCAAGAAGACGGGCTTAGTCAGTGGATCAAGCATCTTGCCGTGCGCAAACATCGTAACGTGGCGATTGTGGCGCTAGCCAACAAGACAGCGCGTATGGCGTGGGCCGTCACGCGTTACGAGGTGCCGTATAACCCTGAGTTGGCTGCCGCGGCGTAA
- a CDS encoding GFA family protein, whose amino-acid sequence MASTTQLHGACLCGIVSVTVATKSKHVGVCHCSMCRKWGGGPMFAVEFAGDVDFKGAEHISTFSSSEWAERGFCQQCGTHLFYRLKQDGHYALPVGLLDGADDWKITEQIFIDQKPRYYSLAEKTKQLTGEEVFAQFGE is encoded by the coding sequence ATGGCATCCACCACACAGCTTCATGGAGCCTGTCTTTGCGGAATTGTCAGCGTTACTGTTGCCACCAAAAGCAAGCATGTCGGCGTTTGTCACTGCTCGATGTGTAGAAAATGGGGTGGTGGCCCGATGTTTGCGGTTGAGTTTGCCGGTGATGTGGACTTTAAAGGCGCAGAACATATCTCCACTTTCAGTTCCTCGGAGTGGGCTGAGCGTGGTTTCTGCCAGCAGTGTGGCACCCACCTCTTCTATCGCTTAAAGCAGGATGGGCATTATGCGTTGCCCGTGGGACTTCTTGATGGCGCGGATGATTGGAAAATAACCGAGCAAATATTTATCGATCAAAAGCCGCGCTACTATTCACTAGCAGAAAAAACCAAGCAGTTGACCGGCGAAGAAGTGTTCGCCCAGTTTGGTGAATAG
- a CDS encoding macro domain-containing protein, which produces MSDHSRIRVQCVVGDIAQQSDVDAVVNAANAQLRTGGGVAGALHRAAGPGLAEEGRPMAPIGPGQAVLTGGHNLPNRWVIHCLGPVYGVDKPEEKLLADCYRNALKLADEKGIERLAFPALSTGAFGYPAEEAAQVCAATLEAMLPSLNKVHLIRFVLFNEAARQTLQEALAQRLTIDPVES; this is translated from the coding sequence ATGAGCGACCACAGCAGAATTCGCGTGCAGTGTGTAGTGGGCGATATTGCCCAACAGTCCGATGTGGATGCAGTGGTTAATGCTGCCAATGCGCAATTGCGAACCGGTGGCGGCGTCGCCGGAGCGCTTCATCGCGCTGCCGGGCCAGGCTTAGCAGAAGAGGGGCGGCCTATGGCGCCCATCGGCCCGGGCCAAGCGGTACTCACCGGCGGCCATAACCTGCCCAATCGCTGGGTGATTCACTGCCTGGGGCCGGTGTATGGCGTCGACAAGCCGGAGGAGAAACTGCTGGCGGACTGCTACCGCAACGCGCTGAAACTTGCCGATGAAAAAGGTATTGAGCGGCTGGCCTTTCCGGCACTCTCTACTGGCGCCTTCGGCTACCCAGCGGAAGAAGCCGCTCAAGTGTGCGCGGCTACCCTTGAAGCCATGCTGCCCAGCTTGAATAAAGTACATCTGATCCGCTTTGTACTGTTCAACGAAGCGGCTCGGCAAACGCTGCAAGAAGCACTGGCTCAACGCTTGACCATTGATCCTGTAGAATCCTAG
- a CDS encoding isochorismatase family protein, producing the protein MGASETLCSQDAVIAVDVQNDFCPGGALGIEGGGAVVPVLNDWLARAARQGALTIASRDWHPVAHCSFESQGGPWPEHCLQDTEGAAFHPDLQLPPDTVRVSKGTAFDRDAYSAFDGTGLQGFLESRGIKRVWIGGLACDVCVKATVLDACKFGFETHLIADATRAVNPAQLGAVMDEMRKAGAIIEDSA; encoded by the coding sequence ATGGGGGCTTCGGAAACACTTTGCTCACAAGATGCAGTAATCGCCGTGGATGTGCAGAACGATTTCTGCCCCGGCGGGGCGCTGGGCATTGAAGGTGGCGGTGCGGTAGTGCCGGTGCTCAACGATTGGCTGGCTAGGGCCGCTCGGCAGGGCGCACTGACCATTGCTTCCCGGGACTGGCACCCGGTGGCACACTGCTCCTTTGAGTCCCAAGGTGGGCCCTGGCCAGAGCACTGCCTTCAGGACACAGAGGGAGCCGCCTTTCATCCAGATCTACAATTGCCGCCGGATACCGTGCGCGTTAGCAAGGGTACCGCGTTTGATCGTGACGCCTACTCCGCTTTTGATGGCACCGGCCTTCAGGGCTTTCTTGAGAGCCGGGGGATCAAGCGGGTTTGGATTGGAGGGCTGGCCTGCGATGTTTGCGTTAAGGCTACCGTGCTAGACGCCTGCAAATTTGGCTTTGAAACCCACTTAATCGCCGATGCCACCCGCGCAGTGAACCCGGCGCAATTGGGCGCCGTGATGGACGAGATGCGTAAAGCTGGGGCGATTATCGAAGACAGCGCATGA
- a CDS encoding VOC family protein, which produces MFEVKATQHVLAVNDLEKTESYFLDKLGFSLRFRVNGWSFLSLGGFHVMLGHCPDELPARDTHEHSYFAYVNCVGIDELHRDYQQRGAEIFQAIADKPWGLREFGVATPEGHRIMFGQELSLGD; this is translated from the coding sequence ATGTTTGAGGTAAAAGCAACTCAACATGTGCTGGCAGTTAACGACCTCGAGAAGACTGAGAGCTACTTTCTCGACAAACTTGGCTTCTCGCTACGTTTCCGTGTGAATGGTTGGTCGTTCCTTAGCCTTGGTGGTTTCCACGTTATGCTGGGGCACTGCCCGGATGAACTTCCCGCCCGTGATACACACGAACATTCGTACTTCGCATATGTAAACTGCGTGGGCATAGATGAGCTCCACCGTGATTATCAGCAGCGGGGCGCCGAGATTTTTCAGGCAATAGCGGATAAGCCTTGGGGGCTACGTGAGTTTGGTGTAGCAACGCCTGAGGGGCATCGAATCATGTTTGGTCAAGAGCTCTCGCTGGGTGACTGA
- a CDS encoding LysE family translocator — protein MFSAEFLLTSLVVVLIPGTGVIFTVSIGLMHGRLASLYAAIGCTLGIVPHLLATVLGLAAIMHTSAIAFQVLKYAGVAYLLYLAVVTWRDRSAFSVHEMRRKGDAVSLMSKAFLLNILNPKLTIFFLAFLPQFVATDVQSSLGQLLGLSAIFMAMTFVVFVIYGQLAHAFRAAVIDSPKIQGWLRKSFAAAFAGLGVQLALTER, from the coding sequence ATGTTCTCTGCTGAATTCTTGCTTACCTCATTGGTTGTCGTACTGATCCCAGGCACAGGTGTTATCTTTACCGTTTCCATTGGCTTAATGCATGGGCGTCTGGCAAGCCTCTATGCTGCTATCGGTTGCACACTTGGTATTGTGCCTCACCTGTTGGCTACTGTTCTGGGCCTGGCGGCCATCATGCATACGAGCGCGATAGCATTCCAGGTGCTCAAGTATGCGGGTGTCGCATATCTTCTTTACCTTGCCGTCGTTACTTGGCGTGATCGAAGCGCTTTCTCTGTTCATGAGATGAGGCGAAAGGGCGATGCCGTTTCGCTGATGAGTAAGGCGTTTCTGCTGAATATCCTTAACCCCAAGCTGACCATTTTCTTCTTAGCCTTCTTGCCGCAGTTCGTGGCAACTGACGTCCAATCATCACTAGGGCAATTGCTCGGACTGAGCGCCATTTTCATGGCGATGACCTTTGTTGTCTTCGTCATCTACGGGCAGCTTGCCCATGCGTTTAGAGCAGCTGTCATTGACTCACCCAAGATCCAGGGTTGGTTGCGCAAGAGCTTCGCGGCAGCGTTCGCGGGGCTAGGTGTACAGCTCGCGCTGACTGAGCGGTAA
- a CDS encoding SagB/ThcOx family dehydrogenase: MVGPGLTGPNEKRATPSAGGLYPLRLKILVQRVSELEPGLYEYQTHGHSLNLIGDRISDGAVQSLGIGDQPWLKEAALVIAVTAKLGEAVQHFEAQPPQGERGARYVYMETGALAQNVHLQSTALGVGCVLVAGFDDSRVKEVLRLPSELEPSALLCIGQRHSL; this comes from the coding sequence TTGGTCGGCCCAGGTTTAACAGGGCCGAATGAAAAAAGAGCCACGCCATCGGCAGGTGGGTTATATCCACTGCGCCTTAAAATTTTAGTGCAGCGGGTATCGGAACTTGAGCCCGGCCTCTATGAGTATCAGACTCATGGTCATTCGTTAAATTTAATTGGTGATCGTATTTCTGATGGGGCTGTGCAATCGCTAGGAATTGGCGATCAACCATGGTTGAAAGAAGCGGCTCTCGTCATCGCGGTTACCGCGAAACTTGGCGAAGCAGTTCAGCACTTTGAAGCTCAGCCACCCCAGGGAGAGCGCGGCGCTCGATATGTCTATATGGAAACGGGGGCTCTAGCACAAAATGTTCATCTTCAGAGTACGGCTCTCGGAGTGGGTTGTGTTTTAGTGGCAGGGTTCGATGATTCAAGGGTGAAGGAAGTATTGAGATTGCCTTCTGAGTTGGAACCTTCTGCGCTGCTGTGCATCGGGCAGCGGCATTCCCTATAG
- a CDS encoding nitroreductase family protein, whose amino-acid sequence MTFDLPAPEQQDSQSLVGSIADRRSVREYTNAPLPIGVLSQLLWSAQV is encoded by the coding sequence ATGACCTTCGATTTACCTGCTCCAGAACAGCAAGACTCTCAGTCATTGGTTGGCAGTATTGCGGATCGGCGCAGCGTAAGGGAGTACACGAATGCACCGCTACCTATAGGTGTTTTGTCTCAGTTGCTTTGGTCGGCCCAGGTTTAA
- a CDS encoding GFA family protein has protein sequence MRRCYCETCRKLSGSDYSSVVRVARDKFTITSGAKQLVSYESRPGKQRFYCSNCFSPIYVTTNNETEFLRVRTGLLDGYPQVEVTGHMWVCEKPSWVVIEDDKPIYIENYIGSPDPL, from the coding sequence GTGAGGCGATGCTATTGCGAGACCTGCCGAAAGCTTTCTGGCTCAGACTATTCGTCCGTAGTCCGAGTTGCACGCGATAAGTTCACCATTACATCAGGAGCAAAGCAATTGGTGTCCTATGAGTCACGCCCGGGAAAGCAGCGCTTCTACTGTTCCAATTGCTTCAGTCCTATTTACGTCACTACCAATAATGAAACAGAGTTTCTCCGCGTTAGAACCGGGCTGCTGGATGGATATCCTCAAGTTGAGGTAACGGGTCATATGTGGGTCTGTGAGAAGCCTTCATGGGTAGTAATTGAGGATGATAAACCAATTTACATAGAAAACTATATTGGTTCGCCCGACCCACTCTAG
- a CDS encoding GNAT family N-acetyltransferase → MMQPILTTSRLVMTPRSAEDLEACLAMDRDPEVTRYVSGPWHDLDQHRAFVLDRMGQRYPPGLGYWSVRKHDASDFLGWILLIPYEAVRDEVEIGWRFTRASWGQGFATEAAAAVVEHAFDSVYLTEVVADINPMNFPSIRVAEKVGMRCAGNRVLHGTSFRSYRLKSCERSPT, encoded by the coding sequence ATGATGCAGCCAATTCTGACGACAAGCAGATTAGTCATGACGCCAAGGTCAGCTGAGGATCTGGAAGCATGCTTGGCGATGGATCGAGATCCAGAAGTAACCCGGTACGTATCCGGGCCATGGCATGATCTGGATCAACACAGGGCTTTTGTTCTGGATAGAATGGGCCAGCGATATCCACCGGGCCTTGGCTACTGGTCTGTGCGCAAACATGATGCCAGCGACTTTTTAGGCTGGATACTTTTGATTCCCTATGAGGCCGTACGCGACGAAGTCGAAATCGGATGGCGCTTTACTCGTGCAAGTTGGGGGCAGGGATTCGCTACCGAAGCGGCAGCCGCCGTTGTGGAACACGCCTTTGACAGTGTTTACTTAACGGAGGTCGTCGCGGACATTAATCCCATGAATTTTCCCTCAATTCGAGTAGCAGAGAAAGTTGGCATGCGGTGCGCAGGCAATAGAGTCTTACATGGCACTTCGTTTCGATCGTACCGGCTTAAAAGTTGCGAACGAAGCCCGACTTAA
- a CDS encoding DUF899 domain-containing protein, whose translation MSQIESPRVVSKEEWLQARKAHLKNEKALTRMRDLVARERRDLPWVKIEKEYVFDTLEGKKTLAELFGTNSQLIIHHFMFGPDWNAGCPSCSLEADHAEGAIVHLANHDVSYVRVSRAPLEKLQAYRKRMGWTANWASSQGCDFNFDFQVSFAREDLEAGRLYYNYQAIEDPKYFSEELPGLSVFYRDESGAVFHTYSSYARGNEEVIGAFVYLDITPKGRNEKEIMDWVRRHDEYDASPASVSCHSY comes from the coding sequence ATGAGTCAGATTGAATCACCGAGAGTTGTATCCAAAGAGGAGTGGCTTCAGGCACGCAAAGCCCACCTAAAGAACGAGAAGGCGCTCACGCGTATGCGCGACCTGGTCGCCCGTGAGCGGCGCGATCTGCCATGGGTCAAGATAGAGAAGGAATACGTTTTCGACACGCTGGAAGGGAAGAAGACGCTTGCCGAGCTATTTGGCACAAACAGTCAACTGATTATTCACCATTTCATGTTCGGCCCTGACTGGAATGCGGGCTGTCCGAGCTGCTCGCTGGAGGCGGATCATGCTGAGGGGGCCATCGTCCACCTCGCCAATCACGATGTCAGTTACGTTCGTGTATCCCGCGCGCCGCTGGAAAAGCTGCAAGCCTACCGGAAGCGCATGGGCTGGACAGCCAACTGGGCGTCCTCCCAGGGCTGCGATTTCAATTTTGACTTTCAGGTCTCTTTCGCTCGGGAGGATCTTGAGGCTGGTCGGCTCTACTACAACTACCAAGCTATCGAGGATCCAAAATACTTCAGCGAAGAACTGCCCGGCCTTAGCGTTTTCTACCGGGACGAAAGCGGGGCAGTATTCCACACTTACTCCAGCTACGCCCGTGGCAATGAGGAGGTTATTGGCGCCTTCGTTTATCTCGACATTACGCCGAAGGGCCGCAACGAGAAGGAAATCATGGACTGGGTTCGTCGCCACGATGAGTATGATGCGAGTCCGGCAAGCGTGAGTTGTCACTCATACTGA
- a CDS encoding VOC family protein, with amino-acid sequence MKSITTSLMFVGEQAGKAEEAIRFYTSLFPGSEILDIQRYQAGENEPEGSTKMARFTINGTEFLALDSHLDHQFTFTPSMSLYVECESTSEIEKAFHALVEDGAELMPLDNYGFSEQFGWLKDRYGVSWQLNLSN; translated from the coding sequence ATGAAGTCCATTACGACCTCGCTAATGTTTGTCGGCGAGCAAGCCGGGAAGGCCGAAGAGGCAATCAGGTTCTATACCTCACTATTTCCTGGTTCAGAGATCCTCGATATTCAGCGCTACCAAGCGGGTGAGAATGAACCAGAGGGTTCCACCAAGATGGCTCGATTTACGATAAACGGTACTGAGTTTCTGGCGCTAGATAGCCACCTTGATCACCAATTTACTTTCACGCCATCGATGTCGTTGTATGTTGAGTGTGAATCAACGAGCGAAATTGAAAAGGCTTTTCATGCCCTAGTTGAGGATGGCGCTGAACTAATGCCTTTGGATAACTACGGTTTCAGTGAACAGTTTGGGTGGTTAAAGGATAGGTATGGCGTTTCCTGGCAGCTCAATCTTTCGAACTAG
- a CDS encoding aminoglycoside adenylyltransferase family protein produces the protein MVNPEIPDEATQAQSIIEDVLGDSIVGIYLFGSAVVGGLKPNSDVDILVATSNPPTFMQRKTLVAQLMSVSGVIGNSQAKRPIELTVITVSDVVPWQFPPRAEFVYGEWLREEFEAGNVPEPVRDPDLAIVLKKVIDNSLPLYGTDAASLFEPVPLTDIRMAIRDSLPNLLVEATGDERNVVLTLSRMWLTAATGDIAPKDIAAQWAEKQAPPDHAVLLQYAREGYLGKIEDQWEKSRQDFEALVSYMKKRLRRALMHSGGRSPNNHSHRGKLLLPS, from the coding sequence ATGGTAAACCCAGAGATACCAGATGAAGCAACGCAGGCACAGTCAATCATTGAAGATGTGCTTGGTGATTCAATCGTCGGCATTTATCTTTTCGGCTCTGCCGTTGTTGGTGGTTTAAAGCCTAACAGCGATGTAGATATCCTGGTTGCAACCTCTAATCCGCCTACTTTTATGCAAAGGAAGACCTTGGTTGCTCAATTGATGAGCGTATCTGGCGTGATTGGGAATTCACAGGCCAAAAGGCCGATAGAGCTTACGGTGATAACGGTCTCTGATGTTGTCCCTTGGCAGTTTCCTCCGCGGGCTGAGTTTGTATACGGTGAGTGGTTGCGAGAGGAATTCGAGGCCGGAAACGTCCCGGAGCCAGTCCGCGACCCTGATCTTGCGATTGTTCTGAAAAAGGTAATTGATAACAGTCTGCCGCTGTATGGAACTGATGCTGCTAGCCTTTTCGAGCCTGTGCCACTGACTGATATCCGAATGGCAATTCGTGACTCATTACCCAATCTCCTGGTGGAGGCAACTGGTGATGAGCGTAACGTGGTTCTAACCTTGTCCCGTATGTGGCTTACCGCTGCAACTGGTGATATCGCCCCAAAGGATATAGCGGCGCAGTGGGCGGAAAAGCAAGCGCCTCCTGATCACGCAGTGCTGTTACAGTACGCTCGTGAAGGTTACCTCGGCAAGATTGAAGACCAGTGGGAAAAGAGTCGTCAGGACTTCGAAGCGCTTGTCTCGTATATGAAAAAAAGATTGAGGCGTGCCTTGATGCATAGCGGCGGGAGAAGCCCTAACAACCACAGTCACAGGGGAAAACTTTTGCTGCCCTCCTAA
- a CDS encoding RlmF-related methyltransferase, which translates to MHPKNLHSQGYDFTALVKSNPALAPYVKPNAYGELSIDFRDETGK; encoded by the coding sequence CTGCACCCAAAGAATCTACACAGCCAAGGCTATGACTTCACAGCGCTCGTAAAGAGCAACCCAGCGCTAGCCCCCTACGTGAAGCCGAACGCTTATGGCGAACTCTCCATCGATTTTAGAGATGAAACAGGGAAATAA
- a CDS encoding sulfite exporter TauE/SafE family protein yields the protein MNFETILIIACAYLVAAFVKGATGLGFSTSALPILALGLGLKSAMPLVIIPSLVSNAIVMMQAGHFGETVRRFWPMFLATIPGLLIGLTVLDLIDSLVAGAILGLVLIGYGAFTLFRPGQPMSESLGRKLAPVSGFLTGVVNGMTGSQVMPVLPFLLALQLDPKRFIQAINISFTLSSLIMAVGLAKLGLMTAETIWISLLGLIPVYVGTKVGGIVRQRMDADTFRKVVLLMLIAFGVVLVSKTALA from the coding sequence GTGAATTTCGAGACGATTCTGATCATCGCCTGTGCCTATCTTGTGGCTGCCTTCGTCAAAGGGGCGACCGGTTTGGGGTTCTCAACATCCGCGCTACCCATCTTAGCGCTTGGGCTGGGCCTCAAATCCGCCATGCCGCTGGTCATCATTCCCTCGCTGGTGAGTAACGCCATCGTGATGATGCAGGCAGGGCACTTTGGAGAGACGGTGCGGCGCTTCTGGCCGATGTTTCTCGCCACCATTCCCGGCCTGCTGATCGGCCTCACCGTACTGGATCTGATCGATAGCCTGGTCGCTGGCGCGATACTGGGCCTGGTGCTTATCGGCTACGGCGCTTTCACGCTGTTTCGCCCTGGCCAACCGATGTCGGAGAGCCTGGGCCGCAAACTTGCGCCGGTTTCCGGCTTTCTTACCGGTGTGGTGAATGGCATGACCGGATCGCAAGTCATGCCGGTCTTGCCTTTCCTGCTGGCGCTTCAACTCGATCCCAAACGGTTTATCCAGGCGATCAACATCTCCTTTACCCTTTCGAGCCTGATCATGGCCGTGGGCCTAGCGAAGTTGGGGCTCATGACGGCCGAAACGATCTGGATCTCGTTGCTGGGGCTGATACCCGTGTACGTCGGCACCAAGGTCGGCGGTATCGTGCGCCAGAGGATGGATGCCGACACCTTCCGCAAGGTAGTGTTGCTGATGCTGATCGCCTTCGGTGTCGTGTTGGTTAGCAAAACTGCTCTGGCGTAG
- a CDS encoding winged helix-turn-helix transcriptional regulator: protein MAKVNSENPRFICGLHATLHVISGKWKPLILFFLSKGPMRYGELKRSVRGVSDKMLIQQLKELESDGIVQRTDYGEIPLRVDYSLTPFGVSLVQAMEPLCGWGEEHEKDIAAAMDRRKTCR from the coding sequence ATGGCGAAAGTAAACTCTGAAAACCCACGTTTCATTTGTGGCCTGCATGCGACGCTGCACGTGATCTCCGGCAAGTGGAAGCCATTGATTCTGTTCTTTTTAAGCAAGGGCCCGATGCGTTACGGCGAGCTCAAGCGAAGCGTCCGAGGCGTGAGCGACAAAATGTTGATCCAGCAGTTGAAGGAGCTGGAGTCCGACGGCATCGTCCAGCGCACCGACTATGGCGAGATTCCGCTGCGCGTCGACTACTCGCTGACGCCCTTTGGGGTAAGTCTGGTGCAGGCCATGGAGCCACTTTGCGGCTGGGGAGAAGAGCATGAAAAGGACATTGCCGCGGCGATGGATCGCCGGAAAACCTGCCGGTAG
- a CDS encoding SDR family NAD(P)-dependent oxidoreductase codes for MNRLNGKIALITGGASGIGLASAQRLIDEGAFVFMVGRRQEALDNAAEALGSNARGIQADVTKPEDLERVFDTVQKEKGRLDVLVANAGVGEFASLGEITEEHYDYIFDINVKGTLFTVQKALPLMTNGGSIILTGSTVGSMGTPAMSIYSASKAAVRNLVRSWAYDLRGTGIRVNVMSPGPTKTDKLIELLPSDALSEMKRSVPLERLGDPQETAGAVAFLASDDSSFMTGSEVFVDGGYAQV; via the coding sequence ATGAATCGACTAAACGGTAAAATTGCACTAATCACTGGCGGAGCCAGCGGCATCGGCCTGGCCTCGGCCCAACGCCTCATCGACGAAGGCGCCTTCGTCTTCATGGTCGGACGGCGCCAGGAGGCCCTCGACAACGCAGCTGAGGCATTGGGATCCAACGCCCGGGGCATCCAGGCGGATGTAACGAAGCCGGAGGATCTCGAACGCGTATTCGATACAGTCCAGAAAGAGAAAGGACGCCTGGACGTACTGGTGGCCAACGCGGGCGTCGGCGAATTCGCTAGCCTGGGAGAGATCACTGAGGAGCACTACGACTACATCTTCGACATCAACGTCAAAGGCACCCTCTTCACCGTCCAGAAGGCCCTCCCCCTGATGACGAACGGCGGCTCCATCATCCTCACCGGTTCCACGGTCGGCAGCATGGGCACCCCCGCGATGAGTATCTACAGCGCCTCCAAGGCGGCCGTCCGAAATCTGGTGCGCAGTTGGGCCTATGATCTCAGGGGCACCGGCATCCGCGTGAACGTCATGTCTCCTGGCCCGACCAAAACAGACAAGTTGATCGAATTGCTCCCATCCGACGCCCTGAGCGAGATGAAACGGAGCGTACCCCTTGAGCGTCTGGGCGATCCCCAAGAAACCGCAGGCGCGGTGGCGTTCCTGGCGTCCGACGATAGCAGCTTTATGACAGGGAGCGAGGTATTCGTTGACGGGGGCTACGCGCAGGTTTAA
- a CDS encoding HNH endonuclease: MPFIDSLPAKREVFEHWRHRIGELGFFIDWGEPSCWACGFHYSDKYDIRKPDASLEEIYRCWDKIPLQRCHIVPKSLGGTDECDNLFLMCRECHDLAPNTSIPEIFYEWARAQSSYVREAQKIKTALRSFGVEEQDHDKYCAFMNAESFRGWLDGKMGLHRPQSNYAPTSARLTPATMVGLLIYYARNNGVEL, from the coding sequence GTGCCTTTTATAGACTCCCTGCCGGCGAAACGCGAAGTTTTTGAACACTGGCGCCATCGAATTGGTGAACTAGGCTTTTTTATCGATTGGGGAGAGCCTAGCTGTTGGGCGTGCGGATTTCACTATAGTGACAAATACGACATTCGAAAACCTGATGCGAGCTTGGAGGAGATATATAGATGCTGGGATAAGATTCCATTGCAGCGATGCCACATAGTTCCCAAGTCCTTGGGTGGCACAGATGAATGCGATAACCTTTTTCTCATGTGCCGGGAATGCCACGATCTGGCGCCAAATACCAGCATTCCAGAAATATTCTACGAGTGGGCGCGTGCCCAAAGCTCCTATGTTCGTGAGGCTCAAAAGATCAAGACGGCTCTTCGTTCATTTGGCGTCGAAGAGCAAGATCATGATAAATACTGTGCCTTCATGAATGCCGAGAGCTTTCGGGGTTGGTTAGACGGCAAAATGGGATTGCACCGCCCCCAATCTAACTACGCCCCAACATCCGCAAGGCTGACGCCAGCAACAATGGTTGGGCTTCTTATCTATTATGCTCGCAATAATGGAGTTGAACTCTAA
- a CDS encoding phage integrase N-terminal SAM-like domain-containing protein, producing the protein MDMQSRSPKLMDRVKADMRVKRYSPRTEKTYCYWIRYFIRYHGLRHPASMGSSEVQAFLEHLAVERYVAAATQNQALNALVFLYRHILDMPLGDIGTFSRAKRPRRLSVVLSHEEVMRMLN; encoded by the coding sequence ATGGATATGCAAAGCAGGTCTCCGAAACTAATGGATCGTGTGAAAGCTGATATGCGAGTAAAGCGCTACAGCCCACGCACTGAAAAAACATACTGTTACTGGATACGTTACTTCATTCGCTATCATGGGCTGCGACACCCAGCCAGTATGGGCTCTTCTGAAGTCCAAGCTTTTCTTGAGCACCTTGCCGTAGAGCGATATGTGGCTGCGGCTACACAAAACCAAGCGCTTAATGCTTTAGTATTTCTGTATCGTCATATCCTTGATATGCCATTGGGTGATATTGGCACCTTTTCACGAGCTAAACGCCCGCGTCGATTATCTGTCGTGCTTTCTCACGAAGAGGTCATGCGCATGTTAAATTGA